A stretch of Mesorhizobium sp. M2A.F.Ca.ET.046.03.2.1 DNA encodes these proteins:
- the urtA gene encoding urea ABC transporter substrate-binding protein, with the protein MRGNFAKITKILSAGVVAAGLLASASAKAAEDTIKVGILHSLSGTMAISETTLKDVMLMLIDEQNAKGGLLGKKLEAVVVDPASNWPLFAEKARELISKDKVAAVFGCWTSVSRKSVLPVFSELDNILFYPVQYEGEESERNVFYTGAAPNQQAIPAVDYLMSADGGSVKRWVLEGTDYVYPRTTNKILEAYLKSKGVPADDIMVNYTPFGFSDWQTEVSAIKKFGSAGKKTAVVSTVNGDANVPFYKELGNQGIKAEDIPVMAFSVGEEELAGLDTKPLVGHLAAWNYFESVNTPDNKKFIADWHKFIKNNKRTTNDPMEAHYIGFNMWVKAVQKAGTTDPDKVIDAMVGVSVPNLTGGYSAMMPNHHITKPVLIGEIQANGQFQTVSKTPGLVMGDEWSDYLPDSKDLISDWRAPLSCGNFNVKTGKCGGKGTN; encoded by the coding sequence ATGAGGGGTAACTTCGCGAAAATAACAAAGATCCTGTCGGCGGGCGTCGTCGCGGCTGGCCTGCTGGCGTCGGCTTCCGCGAAGGCGGCGGAAGACACGATCAAGGTCGGTATTCTCCATTCGCTGTCGGGGACCATGGCGATTTCGGAGACGACGCTGAAAGACGTCATGCTGATGCTGATCGACGAGCAGAACGCCAAGGGCGGCCTGCTCGGCAAGAAACTGGAAGCCGTGGTCGTCGACCCGGCGTCCAACTGGCCGCTGTTCGCGGAGAAGGCGCGCGAGCTGATCTCGAAGGACAAGGTCGCGGCCGTGTTCGGCTGCTGGACCTCGGTGTCGCGCAAGTCGGTGCTGCCGGTGTTCTCGGAACTCGACAACATCCTGTTCTATCCCGTCCAGTATGAGGGCGAGGAGAGCGAGCGCAACGTCTTCTACACCGGCGCGGCGCCGAACCAGCAGGCCATCCCGGCCGTCGACTACCTGATGAGCGCCGATGGCGGTTCCGTGAAGCGCTGGGTGCTCGAAGGCACCGACTATGTCTATCCGCGCACCACCAACAAGATCCTCGAAGCCTATCTGAAATCGAAGGGCGTGCCGGCCGATGACATCATGGTCAACTACACGCCGTTCGGCTTCTCCGACTGGCAGACCGAGGTCTCGGCGATCAAGAAGTTCGGCTCGGCCGGCAAGAAGACCGCGGTGGTCTCGACCGTCAACGGCGATGCCAACGTGCCGTTCTACAAGGAACTCGGCAACCAGGGCATCAAGGCCGAGGACATCCCGGTCATGGCCTTCTCCGTTGGCGAGGAAGAGCTCGCCGGTCTCGACACCAAGCCGCTGGTCGGCCATCTCGCCGCCTGGAACTATTTCGAGAGCGTCAACACGCCCGACAACAAGAAGTTCATCGCCGACTGGCACAAGTTCATCAAGAACAACAAGCGCACCACCAACGACCCGATGGAAGCTCACTATATCGGCTTCAACATGTGGGTGAAGGCGGTCCAGAAGGCCGGCACCACCGATCCGGACAAGGTCATCGACGCCATGGTCGGCGTTTCGGTGCCGAACCTGACCGGCGGCTATTCGGCGATGATGCCGAACCATCACATCACGAAGCCGGTGCTGATCGGTGAAATCCAGGCCAATGGCCAGTTCCAGACGGTCTCGAAGACGCCCGGCCTGGTGATGGGCGACGAATGGTCCGACTACCTGCCCGATTCCAAGGACCTGATTTCCGATTGGCGCGCGCCGCTCAGCTGCGGCAACTTCAATGTCAAAACCGGCAAGTGCGGCGGCAAGGGCACCAACTGA
- the urtB gene encoding urea ABC transporter permease subunit UrtB, whose translation MKIFRAIGLTLLFLLTTLSSSGAAEADLRAIIAKFATAADFSETGVIVRELTATGDPAVERPLAALAEGNLYIRAADSMVFVGTEGSDSIQLFDPLSGEAAGEASADDLTQIGINNTLRRTIRDALGTLTLGSKDPTVRIAAADTMFKTPDAANIEPLDAAIASETVASVKALLEQARGASILVSDKPDTDKLAAIALIGARGDRDAVSLLTSVEANASGAVKEAATATIASINSTLAFWDAGQNIWYGISLGSVLLLAAIGLAITFGVMGVINMAHGEMVMLGAYTTFVVQQVIRTSFPGLFDWSLVIALPLAFLVAALVGLAIERGIIRFLYGRPLETLLATWGVSLILQQAVRTIFGPTNQEVGNPSWMSGSFDIGQLAINWNRLWILVFALAVFGVLLYVMKRTPWGLQMRAVTANRRMAASMGIKTPWVDALTFALGSGIAGIAGVALSQIDNVSPNLGRGYIIDSFMVVVFGGVGNLWGTLVGAFSLGIVNKFLEPYAGAVLGKIVVLVLIILFIQKRPRGLFALKGRAVEA comes from the coding sequence ATGAAGATCTTCCGTGCGATTGGCCTCACGCTTTTGTTCCTTCTGACGACGCTGTCGTCCTCGGGCGCTGCGGAAGCCGATCTGCGTGCCATCATCGCCAAATTCGCGACAGCTGCGGACTTTTCCGAGACTGGAGTTATCGTTCGCGAGTTGACAGCCACGGGCGATCCGGCTGTCGAACGGCCGCTTGCTGCATTGGCGGAAGGCAATCTTTACATTCGCGCCGCCGACTCGATGGTGTTTGTCGGCACGGAAGGCAGCGACAGCATCCAGCTTTTCGACCCGCTGAGCGGCGAGGCAGCGGGCGAGGCTTCCGCAGATGACTTGACCCAGATCGGCATCAACAACACCTTGCGCCGCACTATCCGCGATGCGTTGGGCACGCTGACGCTTGGTTCCAAGGATCCGACTGTCCGCATCGCCGCCGCCGACACCATGTTCAAGACACCTGATGCCGCCAACATCGAGCCGCTCGACGCGGCGATCGCCAGTGAAACCGTGGCGAGCGTCAAGGCTTTGCTGGAGCAGGCGCGTGGCGCTTCCATACTGGTTTCGGACAAGCCCGATACGGACAAGCTCGCCGCAATTGCCTTGATCGGCGCCCGCGGCGACCGCGACGCGGTCTCGCTTCTCACCTCCGTCGAGGCCAACGCCTCCGGAGCGGTCAAGGAAGCGGCGACGGCCACAATCGCGAGTATCAATTCGACGCTGGCATTTTGGGATGCGGGGCAGAACATCTGGTACGGCATCTCGCTCGGATCGGTGCTTCTGCTGGCCGCGATCGGGCTCGCCATCACCTTCGGCGTCATGGGCGTCATCAACATGGCGCATGGCGAGATGGTCATGCTTGGCGCCTATACGACCTTCGTCGTCCAGCAGGTGATCCGCACCTCGTTTCCCGGCCTGTTCGACTGGTCGCTGGTGATCGCGCTGCCGCTCGCCTTCCTAGTCGCGGCGCTTGTCGGCCTCGCGATCGAGCGCGGCATCATCCGCTTCCTCTATGGCCGGCCGCTCGAGACGCTGCTGGCCACCTGGGGCGTTTCGCTGATCCTGCAGCAGGCGGTGCGCACCATTTTCGGGCCGACCAACCAGGAGGTGGGCAATCCGTCCTGGATGTCCGGCTCGTTCGATATCGGCCAGCTCGCGATCAACTGGAACCGGCTGTGGATCCTGGTGTTCGCGCTAGCGGTGTTCGGCGTCCTGCTCTACGTCATGAAGCGCACGCCCTGGGGGCTGCAGATGCGCGCCGTGACCGCCAACCGGCGCATGGCGGCCTCCATGGGCATCAAGACGCCTTGGGTCGACGCGCTGACCTTCGCGCTGGGCTCCGGCATTGCGGGCATCGCCGGCGTGGCGCTCAGCCAGATCGACAACGTGTCGCCCAATCTCGGCCGCGGCTACATCATCGACAGCTTCATGGTCGTGGTGTTCGGCGGCGTCGGCAATCTGTGGGGCACGCTGGTCGGCGCCTTCTCGCTCGGCATCGTCAACAAGTTCCTCGAACCCTATGCCGGCGCGGTGCTCGGCAAGATCGTCGTCCTGGTGCTGATCATCCTGTTCATCCAGAAGCGCCCGCGCGGCCTGTTCGCGCTGAAGGGCAGGGCGGTGGAAGCATGA
- the urtC gene encoding urea ABC transporter permease subunit UrtC: MIAQRFFAADRRIGVTIFALLAAAIIVPLLNLAVSPQSAFYIPPYIVALVGKYLCYALLALALDLVWGYCGILSLGHGAFFALGGYAMGMYLMRQIGSRGVYGNPILPDFMVFLNYKELPWFWYGFDHFWFAALMVLAVPGLLAFVFGWFAFRSRVAGVYLSIITQAMTYALLLAFFRNDMGFGGNNGLTDFKDILGFSVQADATRSALFAASAVTLALAVFVTAAIVRSKYGKLLMAVRDAESRTRFLGWRAENVKLFAFTVSAIMAGIAGALYVPQVGIINPGEFDPANSIEVVIWTAVGGRGTIVGPIIGALLVNAGKSWFTGVLPEFWLFALGGLFVAVTLLLPKGIVGMWDGWRGKAKALRAASLAAEAGADPEMPQPKIVRSAARTPGAWSATGSEPQPAE, translated from the coding sequence ATGATCGCGCAGCGCTTCTTTGCCGCCGATCGCCGGATTGGCGTTACGATCTTCGCGCTGCTCGCGGCAGCCATCATCGTGCCGCTGCTCAACCTCGCGGTGTCGCCGCAAAGCGCTTTCTACATCCCGCCTTACATCGTAGCGTTGGTCGGCAAATATCTCTGCTACGCGCTGCTGGCCCTCGCGCTCGACCTGGTCTGGGGCTATTGCGGCATCCTTTCGCTCGGCCACGGCGCCTTTTTCGCGCTCGGCGGCTATGCGATGGGCATGTATCTGATGCGCCAGATCGGTTCGCGCGGCGTCTACGGCAATCCGATCCTGCCCGACTTCATGGTGTTCCTGAACTACAAGGAGCTGCCCTGGTTCTGGTACGGCTTCGACCATTTCTGGTTCGCGGCGCTGATGGTGTTGGCCGTGCCCGGCCTGCTTGCCTTCGTCTTCGGCTGGTTCGCCTTCCGCAGCCGCGTCGCCGGCGTGTATCTGTCGATCATCACGCAGGCGATGACCTATGCGCTGCTGCTCGCCTTCTTCCGCAACGACATGGGGTTCGGCGGCAACAACGGCCTGACCGATTTCAAGGACATTCTCGGCTTTAGCGTGCAGGCGGACGCGACGCGCTCGGCGCTGTTTGCGGCGAGCGCCGTCACGCTCGCGCTTGCCGTCTTCGTGACCGCGGCCATCGTGCGTTCCAAATACGGCAAGCTGCTGATGGCCGTGCGCGACGCCGAGAGCCGCACCCGCTTCCTTGGCTGGCGGGCGGAGAACGTCAAACTGTTCGCCTTCACCGTCTCGGCAATCATGGCCGGCATAGCCGGCGCGCTCTACGTGCCGCAGGTCGGCATCATCAATCCCGGCGAATTCGATCCGGCCAACTCGATCGAGGTGGTGATCTGGACCGCCGTCGGCGGGCGCGGCACCATCGTCGGCCCGATCATCGGTGCGCTGCTCGTCAATGCCGGCAAATCCTGGTTCACCGGCGTGCTGCCGGAATTCTGGCTGTTCGCGCTGGGCGGGCTGTTCGTCGCCGTCACGCTGCTGCTGCCCAAGGGCATCGTGGGTATGTGGGACGGCTGGCGCGGCAAGGCCAAGGCGCTGCGCGCGGCCTCGCTTGCCGCAGAAGCCGGCGCCGATCCAGAGATGCCGCAGCCGAAGATCGTTCGCTCTGCGGCACGGACGCCCGGCGCCTGGTCGGCTACCGGGTCCGAGCCGCAGCCGGCGGAGTGA
- the urtD gene encoding urea ABC transporter ATP-binding protein UrtD: protein MNNSNTILYLDGVSVSFDGFRAINNLSLVLDKGEMRAIIGPNGAGKTTMMDIVTGKTRPDEGEVFFDGQVDLTRHDEAEIAMMGIGRKFQKPTVFESHSVEDNLMLALKGPRSIFPALFHRRSAAEARRIDDILGIIRLGDKRDELAANLSHGQKQWLEIGMLLAQDPKLLLVDEPVAGMTDAETEETARLLKDIARDHSVVVVEHDMHFVRELGVKVTCLHEGSVLSEGTLDFVSADERVVEVYLGR, encoded by the coding sequence ATGAACAACTCGAACACCATCCTCTATCTCGACGGCGTCTCGGTCTCCTTCGACGGTTTTCGCGCCATCAACAATTTGTCGCTGGTGCTCGACAAGGGCGAGATGCGGGCGATCATCGGGCCCAACGGCGCCGGCAAGACGACGATGATGGATATCGTCACCGGCAAGACGCGGCCGGACGAGGGCGAAGTCTTCTTCGACGGCCAGGTCGATCTCACGCGCCACGACGAGGCCGAGATCGCCATGATGGGCATCGGCCGCAAATTCCAGAAGCCGACCGTTTTCGAGAGCCACAGCGTCGAGGACAATCTGATGCTGGCGCTGAAGGGGCCGCGCTCGATCTTCCCGGCGCTGTTCCATCGCCGCTCGGCGGCCGAGGCGCGGCGCATCGACGACATACTCGGCATCATCCGTCTCGGCGACAAGCGCGACGAGCTCGCAGCCAATCTGAGCCACGGCCAGAAGCAGTGGCTGGAGATCGGCATGCTGTTGGCGCAGGACCCGAAGCTGCTGCTCGTCGACGAGCCGGTTGCCGGCATGACCGATGCCGAAACCGAGGAGACCGCGCGCCTGCTCAAGGACATCGCCCGCGACCATTCAGTGGTGGTCGTCGAGCATGACATGCATTTTGTGCGCGAGCTCGGCGTCAAGGTCACCTGCCTGCATGAGGGCTCGGTGCTCTCGGAAGGCACGCTCGACTTCGTTTCGGCGGACGAGCGCGTCGTCGAAGTCTATCTGGGGCGCTGA
- the urtE gene encoding urea ABC transporter ATP-binding subunit UrtE: MLEVSNATLHYGAAQALRGVSLKAGAGKITCVLGRNGVGKTSLMRSIVGHHRLTSGSVAFEGKALDRSAAYDRARSGIAFVPQGREVFPLLTVRENLESGFAPLRRADRNIPAHVFELFPVLKQMLGRRGGDLSGGQQQQLAIGRALVMRPKLLVLDEPTEGIQPSIIKDIGRAIRYLRDQAGIAVLLVEQYLDFCRELADEVNIMDRGQIVHTGPAEDLDRADVRKFLTV, from the coding sequence ATGCTCGAAGTCTCCAATGCCACGCTTCACTATGGCGCCGCCCAGGCGCTGCGCGGCGTTTCGCTGAAGGCGGGCGCCGGCAAGATTACTTGCGTGCTCGGCCGCAATGGCGTCGGCAAGACCAGTTTGATGAGATCGATCGTCGGCCACCACCGGCTGACGAGCGGAAGCGTTGCCTTCGAGGGGAAGGCGCTCGACCGGAGCGCGGCGTATGACCGCGCCCGGTCGGGCATCGCATTCGTGCCGCAGGGCAGGGAGGTTTTTCCCCTGCTGACGGTGCGCGAGAACCTGGAATCCGGTTTCGCGCCGCTGCGGCGCGCGGACCGCAACATCCCGGCGCATGTCTTCGAGCTGTTTCCGGTGCTGAAGCAGATGCTCGGCCGCCGCGGCGGCGATCTCTCCGGCGGGCAGCAGCAGCAGCTCGCCATCGGCCGAGCGCTGGTGATGCGGCCGAAGCTTTTGGTGCTCGACGAGCCGACCGAAGGCATCCAGCCGTCGATCATCAAGGATATCGGCCGCGCCATCCGCTATCTGCGCGACCAGGCGGGGATCGCCGTGCTTCTGGTCGAGCAATATCTCGACTTCTGCCGCGAGCTAGCCGACGAGGTCAACATCATGGATCGCGGGCAGATCGTGCATACGGGTCCGGCCGAGGATCTCGACCGGGCGGATGTGCGGAAGTTCCTCACGGTGTAA
- a CDS encoding DUF72 domain-containing protein, translated as MTAQGKIRSGMGGWTFEPWDTSFYPEKLAKAKQLHYASRQVPSIEVNGTYYSSFKEPTFVKWADDAPDGFVFSLKGNRFVTNRRVLGEAGESMMRFLGSGVTALGDKLGPILWQFAPTKKFDADDFEAFLKLLPEKQDGVPLRHALEVRHDSFIVPEFPALARKYNAAIVYADHAKYPAIADVTGDFVYARLQTGSDDNPDCYTPKGLDEWAGRVKTWAEGKQPADLPRADPKTDAPVKPRDVFAYFISEGKVRAPFGAMALMKRVTA; from the coding sequence ATGACTGCCCAAGGAAAAATCCGCTCCGGCATGGGCGGCTGGACCTTCGAGCCGTGGGATACCTCCTTCTATCCGGAGAAGCTCGCCAAGGCCAAGCAACTGCACTACGCCAGCCGCCAAGTGCCGAGCATCGAGGTCAACGGCACCTATTATTCCAGCTTCAAGGAACCGACTTTCGTCAAATGGGCCGACGACGCGCCGGATGGCTTTGTCTTCTCGCTCAAGGGCAACCGCTTCGTCACCAATCGCCGCGTGCTCGGCGAGGCCGGTGAATCGATGATGCGCTTCCTCGGCTCCGGCGTTACCGCGCTCGGCGACAAGCTCGGCCCAATTCTGTGGCAGTTCGCGCCGACCAAGAAATTCGATGCCGACGATTTCGAAGCGTTCCTGAAGCTTCTGCCCGAGAAGCAGGATGGCGTGCCTTTGCGCCATGCGCTCGAAGTGCGCCACGACAGCTTCATCGTGCCGGAGTTCCCCGCATTGGCGCGCAAATACAACGCCGCGATCGTCTATGCCGACCACGCCAAATATCCGGCGATCGCCGACGTCACCGGCGACTTCGTCTATGCGCGATTGCAGACCGGCAGCGACGACAACCCCGACTGCTACACGCCGAAAGGCCTCGACGAATGGGCGGGACGTGTGAAGACCTGGGCCGAAGGTAAGCAACCCGCCGACCTGCCGCGCGCCGACCCGAAGACCGATGCGCCGGTCAAGCCGCGCGACGTGTTCGCCTACTTCATCAGCGAAGGCAAAGTGCGCGCGCCCTTCGGCGCCATGGCGCTGATGAAGCGGGTGACAGCCTAG
- a CDS encoding GNAT family N-acetyltransferase gives MRLARPDDLAGIVALTTEAYAPYTAIFDAPPIPVTEDYGPRIGRGEVWLLQEGSDLAGLIVLERHADHAMIFSIAVSPAFQGRKLGIRLLDFADKQARSWGVPEVRLYTNPRMARNIALYAAYGYRETGRRVNPYRPGWTLVDMVKPVDRAA, from the coding sequence ATGAGGCTGGCCCGCCCCGACGATCTCGCCGGCATCGTCGCGCTGACCACCGAAGCCTATGCGCCCTACACGGCCATCTTCGACGCGCCCCCGATCCCGGTCACCGAGGATTATGGGCCGCGCATCGGGCGCGGCGAAGTCTGGCTGCTGCAAGAAGGCTCGGACCTCGCCGGATTGATCGTGCTCGAGCGTCATGCGGACCACGCCATGATCTTCAGCATCGCCGTTTCGCCGGCCTTCCAGGGCAGGAAGCTCGGCATCAGATTGCTCGACTTCGCCGACAAGCAGGCCCGGTCATGGGGAGTGCCGGAAGTGCGGCTCTACACCAATCCGCGCATGGCGCGGAACATCGCGCTCTATGCGGCGTACGGCTATCGTGAAACGGGTCGCCGCGTCAATCCATACAGACCAGGATGGACATTGGTCGACATGGTGAAGCCCGTCGACCGGGCAGCCTGA
- the uvrA gene encoding excinuclease ABC subunit UvrA — protein MADHKYLSIRGAREHNLKNVDLDLPRDSLIVMTGLSGSGKSSLAFDTIYAEGQRRYVESLSAYARQFLEMMQKPDVDQIDGLSPAISIEQKTTSRNPRSTVGTVTEIYDYMRLLFARVGIPYSPATGLPIESQTVSQMVDRVLALDEGTRLYLLAPIVRGRKGEYRKELLELQKKGFQRVKVDGTFYEIADVPALDKKYKHDIDVVVDRIVVRGDLATRLADSMETALKLADGLAVAEFADRPLDSSLTGEDSVNKSKNETHERILFSEKFACPVSGFTIPEIEPRLFSFNNPFGACPTCDGLGSQRAIDPNLVVPDENVSLRDGAISPWAKSTSPYYAQTLEALGKAYGFKLGDKFKDLSAQAKEAVLHGTGEREITFQYDDGLRSYKTTKTFEGVIPNLDRRWKETESAWMREEIERFMSATPCPACNGYRLKPEALAVKIGGKHIGEVTELSIRKADQWFTDLPAQLNDKQNEIAVRVLKEIRERLRFLNDVGLDYLTLSRNSGTLSGGESQRIRLASQIGSGLTGVLYVLDEPSIGLHQRDNARLLDTLKHLRDIGNTVIVVEHDEDAILHADYVVDIGPAAGIHGGRIIAQGTPQQIMATPASITGKYLSGELEVATPAVRREAKKNRRIKVVGARGNNLKNVTAEIPLGTFTAVTGVSGGGKSTFLIETLFKAASRRIMGSREHPAEHDRIEGLEFLDKVIDIDQSPIGRTPRSNPATYTGAFTPIRDWFAGLPEAKARGYQPGRFSFNVKGGRCEACQGDGVIKIEMHFLPDVYVTCDVCHGKRYNRETLDVLFKGKSIADVLDMTVEEGVEFFSAVPGVRDKLVTLNQVGLGYIHIGQQATTLSGGEAQRIKLAKELSRKATGKTLYILDEPTTGLHFHDVAKLLEVLHELVDQGNTVVVIEHNLEVIKTADWVLDLGPEGGDGGGELVASGTPEAIVREKRSYTGQFLKELLERRPGGKREAAE, from the coding sequence ATGGCCGACCATAAATATCTTTCCATTCGCGGGGCGCGCGAACACAATCTCAAGAACGTCGATCTCGACCTGCCGCGCGACAGCCTGATCGTCATGACTGGACTGTCGGGCTCCGGCAAGTCGTCGCTCGCTTTCGACACCATCTATGCCGAGGGCCAGCGCCGCTACGTCGAAAGCCTGTCGGCCTATGCCCGGCAGTTCCTAGAGATGATGCAGAAGCCGGATGTCGACCAGATCGACGGCCTGTCGCCCGCCATCTCGATCGAGCAGAAGACCACCTCGCGCAACCCGCGCTCGACGGTTGGCACCGTCACCGAGATCTACGACTATATGCGCCTGCTTTTCGCGCGCGTCGGCATCCCCTATTCGCCCGCCACCGGCCTGCCGATCGAGAGCCAGACGGTCAGCCAGATGGTCGACCGCGTGCTGGCGCTGGACGAAGGCACCCGCCTCTATCTGCTCGCGCCGATCGTGCGCGGCCGCAAGGGCGAATACCGCAAGGAACTGCTCGAGCTGCAGAAGAAGGGTTTCCAGCGCGTCAAGGTCGACGGCACCTTCTACGAGATCGCCGACGTGCCGGCGCTGGACAAGAAGTACAAGCACGACATCGACGTCGTCGTCGACCGCATCGTCGTGCGCGGGGACCTGGCCACCAGGCTCGCGGATTCGATGGAGACGGCGCTGAAGCTCGCCGACGGCCTTGCTGTGGCCGAGTTCGCCGACCGGCCGCTCGACTCCAGCCTGACCGGCGAGGACTCGGTCAACAAGTCGAAGAACGAGACGCATGAGCGCATCCTGTTCTCGGAAAAATTCGCCTGCCCGGTGTCCGGCTTCACCATTCCCGAGATCGAACCGAGGCTGTTCTCCTTCAACAACCCGTTCGGCGCCTGCCCGACCTGCGACGGCCTCGGCAGCCAGCGCGCCATCGATCCCAACCTCGTCGTGCCGGACGAGAACGTCTCGCTGCGCGACGGCGCCATCAGCCCGTGGGCGAAGTCGACCTCGCCCTATTACGCGCAGACGCTTGAAGCGCTGGGCAAGGCCTATGGCTTCAAGCTCGGCGACAAGTTCAAGGATCTGAGCGCCCAGGCAAAAGAAGCCGTGCTGCATGGCACCGGCGAGCGCGAGATCACCTTCCAGTATGATGACGGCCTGCGCTCCTACAAGACCACCAAGACCTTCGAGGGCGTGATCCCCAATCTCGACCGGCGCTGGAAGGAAACGGAATCGGCCTGGATGCGCGAGGAGATCGAGCGCTTCATGTCGGCCACGCCCTGCCCCGCCTGCAACGGCTACAGGCTGAAGCCGGAGGCGCTGGCGGTGAAGATCGGCGGCAAGCACATCGGCGAAGTGACCGAGCTGTCGATCCGCAAGGCCGACCAGTGGTTCACCGACCTGCCGGCGCAGCTCAACGACAAGCAGAACGAGATCGCGGTGCGCGTGCTCAAGGAGATCCGCGAGCGGCTGCGCTTCTTGAACGATGTCGGCCTCGACTATCTGACGCTGTCGCGCAACTCCGGCACGTTGTCCGGCGGCGAAAGCCAGCGCATCCGGCTGGCCTCGCAGATCGGCTCAGGCCTCACCGGCGTGCTCTATGTGCTGGACGAGCCGTCGATCGGCCTGCACCAGCGCGACAATGCGCGTCTGCTCGACACGCTGAAGCACCTGCGCGATATCGGCAACACGGTGATCGTCGTCGAGCATGACGAGGACGCCATCCTGCATGCCGACTATGTCGTCGACATCGGCCCGGCCGCCGGCATCCACGGCGGCCGCATCATCGCGCAAGGCACGCCGCAGCAGATCATGGCGACGCCCGCCTCGATCACCGGCAAGTACCTGTCCGGCGAGCTCGAAGTGGCGACGCCCGCGGTGCGCCGCGAAGCCAAGAAGAACCGGCGCATCAAGGTGGTCGGCGCGCGCGGCAACAATCTGAAGAACGTCACGGCCGAAATCCCGCTCGGCACCTTCACCGCGGTCACCGGCGTGTCGGGCGGCGGCAAGTCGACCTTCCTGATCGAGACGCTGTTCAAGGCGGCCTCGCGCCGCATCATGGGCTCGCGCGAGCATCCGGCCGAGCACGACCGCATCGAGGGGCTGGAATTCCTCGACAAGGTCATCGACATCGACCAGTCGCCGATCGGCCGCACGCCGCGCTCCAACCCGGCGACCTATACCGGCGCTTTCACGCCGATCCGCGACTGGTTCGCCGGACTCCCCGAAGCCAAGGCGCGCGGCTACCAGCCGGGGCGCTTCTCCTTCAACGTCAAGGGCGGCCGCTGCGAGGCCTGCCAGGGCGACGGCGTCATCAAGATCGAGATGCACTTCCTGCCCGACGTCTACGTCACCTGCGACGTCTGCCATGGCAAGCGCTATAACCGCGAGACGCTCGACGTGCTATTCAAGGGCAAGTCGATCGCCGACGTGCTCGACATGACCGTCGAGGAAGGCGTCGAGTTCTTCTCGGCGGTGCCAGGCGTGCGCGACAAGCTGGTGACGCTGAACCAGGTCGGCCTCGGCTACATTCATATCGGCCAGCAGGCGACGACGCTGTCGGGCGGCGAGGCGCAGCGCATCAAGCTCGCCAAGGAATTGTCGCGCAAGGCGACCGGCAAGACGCTCTACATCCTCGACGAGCCGACCACCGGCCTGCACTTCCACGACGTGGCCAAGCTGCTCGAAGTGCTGCACGAGCTGGTCGACCAGGGCAACACCGTGGTGGTCATCGAGCACAATCTCGAGGTGATCAAGACCGCCGACTGGGTGCTCGATCTCGGCCCCGAGGGCGGCGACGGCGGCGGCGAGCTTGTGGCATCAGGCACGCCCGAAGCGATCGTGCGCGAGAAGCGCAGCTATACCGGCCAGTTCCTGAAGGAGCTTCTGGAGCGGCGCCCCGGAGGCAAACGCGAAGCGGCCGAGTGA
- a CDS encoding ATP-dependent Clp protease proteolytic subunit: MSIANLVPMVIEQSSRGERSFDIFSRLLRERIVFINGEINDNVSALVCAQLLSLESDNPDKEISLYINSPGGMVTSGFAIYDTMQYISCPVSTVCMGFAASMGSFLLMAGSPGRRIALPNTRIVLHQPLGGFQGQASDIQRHAEDIVRTKQHMTELYARHCGRTYEEVERTLDRDYFMSAAEAKDWGLVDHVYDTRKKAA, from the coding sequence ATGAGCATTGCCAATCTGGTGCCGATGGTCATCGAGCAGTCGAGCCGCGGCGAACGTTCCTTCGATATCTTTTCGCGGTTGCTGCGCGAGCGCATCGTCTTCATCAATGGCGAGATCAACGACAATGTCTCGGCGCTGGTCTGTGCCCAGCTGCTGTCGCTGGAATCCGACAATCCCGACAAGGAGATCTCGCTCTACATCAACTCGCCCGGCGGCATGGTGACCAGCGGCTTCGCCATCTACGACACGATGCAATACATCTCCTGTCCGGTGTCGACGGTCTGCATGGGCTTCGCCGCCTCGATGGGCTCGTTTCTCCTGATGGCGGGCTCCCCGGGACGCCGCATCGCGCTGCCCAACACCAGGATCGTCCTGCATCAGCCGCTTGGCGGTTTCCAGGGCCAGGCTTCCGACATCCAGCGCCACGCCGAGGACATCGTGCGCACCAAGCAGCATATGACGGAGCTCTACGCCAGGCATTGCGGCCGCACCTACGAGGAAGTGGAGCGCACGCTCGACCGCGACTACTTCATGAGCGCCGCGGAAGCGAAGGACTGGGGCCTCGTCGACCACGTGTATGACACGCGCAAGAAAGCGGCCTGA